One Malus domestica chromosome 11, GDT2T_hap1 genomic region harbors:
- the LOC103448994 gene encoding uncharacterized protein — translation MDLLKEEIAKKRQRLKEDTGGKRFFKRSEIEQKQIQKLREQEKRELEAKAQRQAAASNTASANDSSAANSNSNSAAASSSANASSNATASKSLTDEQNIDNMNLPKQEVVRRLRFLKQPITLFGEDDDARLDRLKYVLKAGLFEVDSDMTEGQTNDFLRDIAELRKRQKSGLVSKRQKTEVDGGVEDGEGGVREDDLSADGCSSGVDADKDLKRMKTNFEELCDEDKILVFFKKLLNEWNQELREMPDAERRTAKGKSMVATFKQCARYLHPLFKFCRKKILQDDIRIALMVVVRCCMKRDYLAAMDQYIKLAIGNAPWPIGVTMVGIHERSAREKIYTNSVAHIMNDETTRKYLQSIKRLMTFCQRRYPAMPSKAVEFNSLANGSDLQSLLASEERAASSGNQVLEERFLIMPAP, via the exons ATGGACCTGCTGAAGGAAGAAATCGCCAAGAAACGGCAGAGGCTCAAAGAAGACACCGGCGGCAAACGATTCTTCAAGCGCTCCGAGATCGAGCAGAAGCAAATCCAGAAGCTTCGGGAGCAAGAGAAGCGCGAATTAGAAGCCAAAGCCCAGCGCCAAGCCGCCGCCTCCAACACCGCCTCCGCAAACGACTCTTCCGCCGCTAATTCGAATTCCAATTCCGCCGCAGCCTCTTCCTCCGCCAACGCATCCTCCAATGCCACCGCGTCGAAGTCTTTAACCGATGAGCAGAACATCGACAATATGAACCTTCCGAAACAGGAGGTCGTCCGCCGGCTCCGGTTCCTCAAGCAGCCGATCACTCTCTTCGGCGAGGATGATGACGCCCGGCTCGACCGGCTTAAGTACGTGTTGAAGGCTGGTCTGTTCGAGGTCGACAGCGACATGACGGAGGGGCAGACGAACGATTTCCTTCGCGACATTGCGGAGCTGAGGAAGCGGCAGAAGTCGGGGCTTGTGAGCAAGCGGCAGAAGACGGAGGTTGATGGTGGCGTGGAAGATGGTGAGGGCGGGGTCCGGGAAGACGATTTGAGCGCAGATGGGTGCTCGAGCGGCGTCGATGCTGATAAGGATTTGAAGCGAATGAAGACGAATTTCGAGGAGCTGTGTGATGAAGATAAGATCTTGGTGTTCTTCAAGAAGCTGTTGAATGAATGGAACCAGGAGCTGCGCGAGATGCCGGATGCGGAGAGGAGAACTGCTAAGGGGAAGTCCATGGTTGCTACATTCAAGCAATGTGCCCGCTACTTGCATCCTCTGTTCAAGTTCTGCAGGAAGAAG ATCCTTCAAGATGATATTCGCATAGCGTTGATGGTGGTGGTTCGGTGCTGCATGAAGCGAGACTACCTAGCTGCAATGGATCAGTACATCAAGCTGGCTATTGGGAACGCCCCGTGGCCAATTGGTGTCACTATGGTTGGTATCCACGAACGTTCTGCCCGTGAGAAGATTTACACCAACAGTGTGGCTCATATCATGAATGATGAGACAACTCGGAAATACTTGCAGTCAATCAAGAGATTGATGACCTTTTGCCAACGACGCTACCCAGCCATGCCTTCAAAAGCTGTGGAGTTCAACAGCTTGGCTAATGGTAGCGACTTGCAGTCTCTGCTAGCATCGGAGGAGAGGGCGGCCTCTAGCGGAAATCAGGTTTTGGAGGAAAGGTTTCTGATAATGCCGGCTCCATAG
- the LOC103448996 gene encoding N-terminal acetyltransferase B complex catalytic subunit NAA20-like, translated as MTTIRRFCCNDLLRFSSVNLDHLTETFNMSFYMTYLARWPDYFHVAEAPGHRIMGYIMGKVEGQGESWHGHVTAVTVSPEYRRQQLAKKLMNLLEEFSDKIDKGYFVDLFVRASNTPAIKMYEKLGYVIYRRVLRYYSGDEDGLDMRKALSRDVEKKSIIPLKRPVTPDELEYD; from the exons ATGACGACTATACGCAGATTCTGCTGCAATGATCTTCTTCGATTCAGCTCTGTGAATCTCGACCACCTCACTGAAACC TTCAATATGTCGTTTTACATGACGTATTTGGCGAGATGGCCCGACTACTTTCACGTTGCCGAAGCACCTGGACACCGAATCATGGGTTACA TTATGGGAAAGGTTGAGGGGCAAGGTGAGTCATGGCATGGTCATGTAACTGCAGTAACCGTTTCCCCAGAATATCGCAGGCAGCAACTGGCCAAGAAGCTCATGAACTTGCTTGAAGAATTCAGCGATAAGAT TGATAAGGGTTACTTTGTTGATCTTTTTGTGAGAGCATCTAACACCCCTGCCATAAAGATGTATGAAAAG CTTGGTTATGTAATCTATAGACGAGTGCTACGGTACTATTCAGGGGATGAAGATGGGTTAG ATATGAGGAAAGCATTATCTCGAGACGTTGAAAAGAAGTCAATCATTCCCCTCAAACGCCCAGTTACTCCTGACGAATTAGAGTATGACTAA
- the CPS gene encoding ent-copalyl diphosphate synthase, chloroplastic isoform X1, protein MSSHSTQLFLSAPPLTLRPTTSSFSAFNQPKYLSGVWLFGANDKRDFRSKCSAVSKSRTQEYADVLQNGLPVIKWHEIVEDDIEGDEAPADFGQINKIKQHVETITSMVESMDDGEITISAYDTAWVALVEDVEGSGLPQFPSSLQWIANNQLPDGSWGDSEIITAHDRIINTIACVVALKSWNVHPDKCEKGMTYFKENISKLGNENAEHMPIGFEVAFPSVLEMARSLNLEVPDDCAVLHEIYAMRDLKLTRIPREIMHKVPTTLLHSLEGMAGLDWEKLLKLQSQDGSFLFSPASTAYALMQTKNPNCMNYLSKAVHKFNGGVPNVYPVDLFEHVWVVDRLQRLGISRYFKPQLKECINYVSRYWTEKGICWARNSEVQDIDDTAMAFRLLRLHGHQVSPDVFKHFKKGNEFICFAGQSTQAVTGMYNLLRASQVMFPGETILEEAKDFSTKFLREKQASNELLDKWIITKDLPGEVGYALDVPWYASLPRLETRFYIQQYGGRDDVWIGKTLYRMPYVNNNLYLDLAKLDYNNCQALHLIEWDSIQKWYAECKLENYGLSTRSLLMAYFVAASSIFEPERANERLAWAKTTSLIETIGSHFREGTSEQRKAFVHEFKIRKMNTNKKGQGLIETLLTTLHCLSLDAMVAHGQDISHPLRQAWEKWLLKWQEKGDVHQDEAELLVEMINQTAGLLPSDGLLLSSPEHEQLFKITNKVCNKLRCYQNQNHKVNENGSYMKTTQEIEPEMQQLVQMVLQKPLDGAIESSIKQTFFAVARSFYYSACSDPGTINGHLTKVLFERVF, encoded by the exons ATGTCTTCTCATTCCACCCAACTTTTTCTCTCTGCGCCTCCTCTAACTCTTCGACCCACCACCTCATCCTTCTCTGCCTTTAATCAACCAAAATATTTATCGG GTGTTTGGCTATTTGGTGCTAATGACAAAAGAGATTTTCGATCCAAATGCAGTGCGGTTTCCAAATCCCGTACTCAAG AATATGCAGACGTGTTGCAAAATGGTCTGCCAGTGATAAAGTGGCATGAGATTGTGGAGGATGACATAGAAGGAGACGAAGCTCCTGCG GATTTTGGACAAATTAATAAGATCAAGCAACATGTGGAGACCATCACATCGATGGTGGAGTCGATGGATGACGGAGAGATTACGATTTCGGCGTACGACACCGCTTGGGTGGCGTTAGTGGAGGATGTCGAAGGCAGTGGCTTGCCACAGTTCCCATCCAGCCTCCAATGGATTGCCAACAACCAACTCCCAGATGGTTCTTGGGGAGATAGTGAGATCATCACTGCTCATGATCGCATCATCAACACCATAGCTTGCGTTGTCGCACTCAAATCATGGAACGTTCATCCTGACAAGTGTGAAAAAG GAATGACGTATTTCAAGGAGAACATAAGCAAGCTTGGCAACGAGAATGCCGAACACATGCCGATCGGGTTCGAAGTAGCTTTTCCTTCGGTTCTCGAAATGGCTAGGAGTTTAAACCTGGAGGTGCCTGATGATTGTGCTGTGTTGCATGAGATTTACGCCATGAGAGATCTAAAGCTCACAAG GATACCGAGGGAAATAATGCACAAAGTGCCCACAACACTTCTCCACAGCTTGGAAGGAATGGCAGGTTTGGACTGGGAAAAGCTTCTAAAACTGCAGTCCCAAGACGGCTCTTTCTTGTTCTCCCCAGCCTCCACTGCCTATGCACTAATGCAAACCAAAAACCCCAACTGCATGAATTATTTGTCCAAAGCTGTTCACAAGTTCAACGGCGGAG tACCTAATGTATACCCAGTTGACTTGTTCGAACACGTATGGGTTGTGGATCGTCTGCAGCGCTTGGGAATCTCTAGGTATTTCAAGCCGCAGCTTAAGGAATGTATTAATTACGTAAGCAG ATATTGGACTGAGAAAGGAATTTGTTGGGCAAGAAATTCGGAGGTTCAGGATATTGATGACACAGCCATGGCATTCAGACTACTCAGGTTGCATGGCCACCAAGTGTCTCCTG ATGTGTTTAAGCATTTCAAGAAGGGCAATGAATTCATCTGCTTTGCTGGGCAATCCACACAAGCTGTGACTGGAATGTACAACTTGCTTAGGGCTAGTCAGGTGATGTTCCCGGGAGAGACAATCCTTGAGGAAGCTAAGGACTTTTCAACCAAATTTCTGAGGGAAAAACAAGCTTCTAATGAGCTGCTGGACAAATGGATCATCACGAAGGACTTGCCCGGCGAG GTTGGGTACGCACTAGATGTTCCATGGTATGCGAGCTTACCTCGGCTTGAGACGAGATTCTACATCCAACAGTACGGTGGCCGTGATGACGTCTGGATTGGCAAGACTCTCTACag GATGCCTTACGTAAACAACAATTTGTATCTCGACCTGGCAAAACTGGATTACAACAATTGCCAAGCACTGCATCTGATCGAATGGGACAGCATTCAAAA GTGGTACGCAGAATGTAAACTTGAAAACTATGGATTGAGCACAAGAAGCCTCCTCATGGCTTATTTTGTTGCGGCATCGAGTATTTTCGAGCCGGAAAGAGCCAACGAACGACTTGCATGGGCTAAAACGACGTCGTTAATTGAGACAATTGGGTCTCATTTCAGAGAAGGAACTTCTGAGCAAAGGAAGGCCTTTGTACATGAATTCAAAATTAG GAAGATGAATACCAACAAGAAAGGGCAGGGACTCATTGAGACCTTGCTGACAACCCTACACTGCCTCTCGTTGGACGCCATGGTGGCGCATGGCCAAGACATCAGCCACCCTCTACGCCAAGCT TGGGAAAAGTGGCTTCTGAAGTGGCAAGAGAAAGGAGATGTGCACCAAGATGAAGCCGAGTTGCTGGTCGAAATGATAAATCAAACCGCCGGCCTTTTGCCTTCAGACGGGCTGTTGTTGTCCAGTCCAGAGCATGAGCAACTTTTCAAGATCACCAACAAAGTTTGTAACAAACTTCGCTgctaccaaaaccaaaaccataag GTGAATGAAAACGGCAGCTACATGAAGACAACTCAGGAAATCGAACCGGAGATGCAGCAGCTTGTGCAAATGGTGCTGCAAAAGCCCTTGGATGGTGCCATAGAATCTTCGATCAAGCAAACCTTTTTCGCGGTTGCAAGGAGCTTTTACTACTCTGCATGCTCGGATCCTGGAACAATCAATGGCCACCTTACCAAAGTACTGTTCGAGAGAGTATTCTGA
- the CPS gene encoding ent-copalyl diphosphate synthase, chloroplastic (The RefSeq protein has 1 substitution compared to this genomic sequence), translated as MQATATYSLRPFLCIRPLSLSDLRDLRHSVWLFGANDKRDFRSKCSAVSKSRTQEYADVLQNGLPVIKWHEIVEDDIEGDEAPADFGQINKIKQHVETITSMVESMDDGEITISAYDTAWVALVEDVEGSGLPQFPSSLQWIANNQLPDGSWGDSEIITAHDRIINTIACVVALKSWNVHPDKCEKGMTYFKENISKLGNENAEHMPIGFEVAFPSVLEMARSLNLEVPDDCAVLHEIYAMRDLKLTRIPREIMHKVPTTLLHSLEGMADLDWEKLLKLQSQDGSFLFSPASTAYALMQTKNPNCMNYLSKAVHKFNGGVPNVYPVDLFEHVWVVDRLQRLGISRYFKPQLKECINYVSRYWTEKGICWARNSEVQDIDDTAMAFRLLRLHGHQVSPDVFKHFKKGNEFICFAGQSTQAVTGMYNLLRASQVMFPGETILEEAKDFSTKFLREKQASNELLDKWIITKDLPGEVGYALDVPWYASLPRLETRFYIQQYGGRDDVWIGKTLYRMPYVNNNLYLDLAKLDYNNCQALHLIEWDSIQKWYAECKLENYGLSTRSLLMAYFVAASSIFEPERANERLAWAKTTSLIETIGSHFREGTSEQRKAFVHEFKIRKMNTNKKGQGLIETLLTTLHCLSLDAMVAHGQDISHPLRQAWEKWLLKWQEKGDVHQDEAELLVEMINQTAGLLPSDGLLLSSPEHEQLFKITNKVCNKLRCYQNQNHKVNENGSYMKTTQEIEPEMQQLVQMVLQKPLDGAIESSIKQTFFAVARSFYYSACSDPGTINGHLTKVLFERVF; from the exons ATGCAAGCAACTGCCACATACTCTCTGCGACCGTTTCTTTGCATTAGACCTTTGTCTTTGTCCGATTTACGTGATTTACGTCACA GTGTTTGGCTATTTGGTGCTAATGACAAAAGAGATTTTCGATCCAAATGCAGTGCGGTTTCCAAATCCCGTACTCAAG AATATGCAGACGTGTTGCAAAATGGTCTGCCAGTGATAAAGTGGCATGAGATTGTGGAGGATGACATAGAAGGAGACGAAGCTCCTGCG GATTTTGGACAAATTAATAAGATCAAGCAACATGTGGAGACCATCACATCGATGGTGGAGTCGATGGATGACGGAGAGATTACGATTTCGGCGTACGACACCGCTTGGGTGGCGTTAGTGGAGGATGTCGAAGGCAGTGGCTTGCCACAGTTCCCATCCAGCCTCCAATGGATTGCCAACAACCAACTCCCAGATGGTTCTTGGGGAGATAGTGAGATCATCACTGCTCATGATCGCATCATCAACACCATAGCTTGCGTTGTCGCACTCAAATCATGGAACGTTCATCCTGACAAGTGTGAAAAAG GAATGACGTATTTCAAGGAGAACATAAGCAAGCTTGGCAACGAGAATGCCGAACACATGCCGATCGGGTTCGAAGTAGCTTTTCCTTCGGTTCTCGAAATGGCTAGGAGTTTAAACCTGGAGGTGCCTGATGATTGTGCTGTGTTGCATGAGATTTACGCCATGAGAGATCTAAAGCTCACAAG GATACCGAGGGAAATAATGCACAAAGTGCCCACAACACTTCTCCACAGCTTGGAAGGAATGGCAGGTTTGGACTGGGAAAAGCTTCTAAAACTGCAGTCCCAAGACGGCTCTTTCTTGTTCTCCCCAGCCTCCACTGCCTATGCACTAATGCAAACCAAAAACCCCAACTGCATGAATTATTTGTCCAAAGCTGTTCACAAGTTCAACGGCGGAG tACCTAATGTATACCCAGTTGACTTGTTCGAACACGTATGGGTTGTGGATCGTCTGCAGCGCTTGGGAATCTCTAGGTATTTCAAGCCGCAGCTTAAGGAATGTATTAATTACGTAAGCAG ATATTGGACTGAGAAAGGAATTTGTTGGGCAAGAAATTCGGAGGTTCAGGATATTGATGACACAGCCATGGCATTCAGACTACTCAGGTTGCATGGCCACCAAGTGTCTCCTG ATGTGTTTAAGCATTTCAAGAAGGGCAATGAATTCATCTGCTTTGCTGGGCAATCCACACAAGCTGTGACTGGAATGTACAACTTGCTTAGGGCTAGTCAGGTGATGTTCCCGGGAGAGACAATCCTTGAGGAAGCTAAGGACTTTTCAACCAAATTTCTGAGGGAAAAACAAGCTTCTAATGAGCTGCTGGACAAATGGATCATCACGAAGGACTTGCCCGGCGAG GTTGGGTACGCACTAGATGTTCCATGGTATGCGAGCTTACCTCGGCTTGAGACGAGATTCTACATCCAACAGTACGGTGGCCGTGATGACGTCTGGATTGGCAAGACTCTCTACag GATGCCTTACGTAAACAACAATTTGTATCTCGACCTGGCAAAACTGGATTACAACAATTGCCAAGCACTGCATCTGATCGAATGGGACAGCATTCAAAA GTGGTACGCAGAATGTAAACTTGAAAACTATGGATTGAGCACAAGAAGCCTCCTCATGGCTTATTTTGTTGCGGCATCGAGTATTTTCGAGCCGGAAAGAGCCAACGAACGACTTGCATGGGCTAAAACGACGTCGTTAATTGAGACAATTGGGTCTCATTTCAGAGAAGGAACTTCTGAGCAAAGGAAGGCCTTTGTACATGAATTCAAAATTAG GAAGATGAATACCAACAAGAAAGGGCAGGGACTCATTGAGACCTTGCTGACAACCCTACACTGCCTCTCGTTGGACGCCATGGTGGCGCATGGCCAAGACATCAGCCACCCTCTACGCCAAGCT TGGGAAAAGTGGCTTCTGAAGTGGCAAGAGAAAGGAGATGTGCACCAAGATGAAGCCGAGTTGCTGGTCGAAATGATAAATCAAACCGCCGGCCTTTTGCCTTCAGACGGGCTGTTGTTGTCCAGTCCAGAGCATGAGCAACTTTTCAAGATCACCAACAAAGTTTGTAACAAACTTCGCTgctaccaaaaccaaaaccataag GTGAATGAAAACGGCAGCTACATGAAGACAACTCAGGAAATCGAACCGGAGATGCAGCAGCTTGTGCAAATGGTGCTGCAAAAGCCCTTGGATGGTGCCATAGAATCTTCGATCAAGCAAACCTTTTTCGCGGTTGCAAGGAGCTTTTACTACTCTGCATGCTCGGATCCTGGAACAATCAATGGCCACCTTACCAAAGTACTGTTCGAGAGAGTATTCTGA
- the CPS gene encoding ent-copalyl diphosphate synthase, chloroplastic isoform X2, with the protein MSSHSTQLFLSAPPLTLRPTTSSFSAFNQPKYLSGVWLFGANDKRDFRSKCSAVSKSRTQDVLQNGLPVIKWHEIVEDDIEGDEAPADFGQINKIKQHVETITSMVESMDDGEITISAYDTAWVALVEDVEGSGLPQFPSSLQWIANNQLPDGSWGDSEIITAHDRIINTIACVVALKSWNVHPDKCEKGMTYFKENISKLGNENAEHMPIGFEVAFPSVLEMARSLNLEVPDDCAVLHEIYAMRDLKLTRIPREIMHKVPTTLLHSLEGMAGLDWEKLLKLQSQDGSFLFSPASTAYALMQTKNPNCMNYLSKAVHKFNGGVPNVYPVDLFEHVWVVDRLQRLGISRYFKPQLKECINYVSRYWTEKGICWARNSEVQDIDDTAMAFRLLRLHGHQVSPDVFKHFKKGNEFICFAGQSTQAVTGMYNLLRASQVMFPGETILEEAKDFSTKFLREKQASNELLDKWIITKDLPGEVGYALDVPWYASLPRLETRFYIQQYGGRDDVWIGKTLYRMPYVNNNLYLDLAKLDYNNCQALHLIEWDSIQKWYAECKLENYGLSTRSLLMAYFVAASSIFEPERANERLAWAKTTSLIETIGSHFREGTSEQRKAFVHEFKIRKMNTNKKGQGLIETLLTTLHCLSLDAMVAHGQDISHPLRQAWEKWLLKWQEKGDVHQDEAELLVEMINQTAGLLPSDGLLLSSPEHEQLFKITNKVCNKLRCYQNQNHKVNENGSYMKTTQEIEPEMQQLVQMVLQKPLDGAIESSIKQTFFAVARSFYYSACSDPGTINGHLTKVLFERVF; encoded by the exons ATGTCTTCTCATTCCACCCAACTTTTTCTCTCTGCGCCTCCTCTAACTCTTCGACCCACCACCTCATCCTTCTCTGCCTTTAATCAACCAAAATATTTATCGG GTGTTTGGCTATTTGGTGCTAATGACAAAAGAGATTTTCGATCCAAATGCAGTGCGGTTTCCAAATCCCGTACTCAAG ACGTGTTGCAAAATGGTCTGCCAGTGATAAAGTGGCATGAGATTGTGGAGGATGACATAGAAGGAGACGAAGCTCCTGCG GATTTTGGACAAATTAATAAGATCAAGCAACATGTGGAGACCATCACATCGATGGTGGAGTCGATGGATGACGGAGAGATTACGATTTCGGCGTACGACACCGCTTGGGTGGCGTTAGTGGAGGATGTCGAAGGCAGTGGCTTGCCACAGTTCCCATCCAGCCTCCAATGGATTGCCAACAACCAACTCCCAGATGGTTCTTGGGGAGATAGTGAGATCATCACTGCTCATGATCGCATCATCAACACCATAGCTTGCGTTGTCGCACTCAAATCATGGAACGTTCATCCTGACAAGTGTGAAAAAG GAATGACGTATTTCAAGGAGAACATAAGCAAGCTTGGCAACGAGAATGCCGAACACATGCCGATCGGGTTCGAAGTAGCTTTTCCTTCGGTTCTCGAAATGGCTAGGAGTTTAAACCTGGAGGTGCCTGATGATTGTGCTGTGTTGCATGAGATTTACGCCATGAGAGATCTAAAGCTCACAAG GATACCGAGGGAAATAATGCACAAAGTGCCCACAACACTTCTCCACAGCTTGGAAGGAATGGCAGGTTTGGACTGGGAAAAGCTTCTAAAACTGCAGTCCCAAGACGGCTCTTTCTTGTTCTCCCCAGCCTCCACTGCCTATGCACTAATGCAAACCAAAAACCCCAACTGCATGAATTATTTGTCCAAAGCTGTTCACAAGTTCAACGGCGGAG tACCTAATGTATACCCAGTTGACTTGTTCGAACACGTATGGGTTGTGGATCGTCTGCAGCGCTTGGGAATCTCTAGGTATTTCAAGCCGCAGCTTAAGGAATGTATTAATTACGTAAGCAG ATATTGGACTGAGAAAGGAATTTGTTGGGCAAGAAATTCGGAGGTTCAGGATATTGATGACACAGCCATGGCATTCAGACTACTCAGGTTGCATGGCCACCAAGTGTCTCCTG ATGTGTTTAAGCATTTCAAGAAGGGCAATGAATTCATCTGCTTTGCTGGGCAATCCACACAAGCTGTGACTGGAATGTACAACTTGCTTAGGGCTAGTCAGGTGATGTTCCCGGGAGAGACAATCCTTGAGGAAGCTAAGGACTTTTCAACCAAATTTCTGAGGGAAAAACAAGCTTCTAATGAGCTGCTGGACAAATGGATCATCACGAAGGACTTGCCCGGCGAG GTTGGGTACGCACTAGATGTTCCATGGTATGCGAGCTTACCTCGGCTTGAGACGAGATTCTACATCCAACAGTACGGTGGCCGTGATGACGTCTGGATTGGCAAGACTCTCTACag GATGCCTTACGTAAACAACAATTTGTATCTCGACCTGGCAAAACTGGATTACAACAATTGCCAAGCACTGCATCTGATCGAATGGGACAGCATTCAAAA GTGGTACGCAGAATGTAAACTTGAAAACTATGGATTGAGCACAAGAAGCCTCCTCATGGCTTATTTTGTTGCGGCATCGAGTATTTTCGAGCCGGAAAGAGCCAACGAACGACTTGCATGGGCTAAAACGACGTCGTTAATTGAGACAATTGGGTCTCATTTCAGAGAAGGAACTTCTGAGCAAAGGAAGGCCTTTGTACATGAATTCAAAATTAG GAAGATGAATACCAACAAGAAAGGGCAGGGACTCATTGAGACCTTGCTGACAACCCTACACTGCCTCTCGTTGGACGCCATGGTGGCGCATGGCCAAGACATCAGCCACCCTCTACGCCAAGCT TGGGAAAAGTGGCTTCTGAAGTGGCAAGAGAAAGGAGATGTGCACCAAGATGAAGCCGAGTTGCTGGTCGAAATGATAAATCAAACCGCCGGCCTTTTGCCTTCAGACGGGCTGTTGTTGTCCAGTCCAGAGCATGAGCAACTTTTCAAGATCACCAACAAAGTTTGTAACAAACTTCGCTgctaccaaaaccaaaaccataag GTGAATGAAAACGGCAGCTACATGAAGACAACTCAGGAAATCGAACCGGAGATGCAGCAGCTTGTGCAAATGGTGCTGCAAAAGCCCTTGGATGGTGCCATAGAATCTTCGATCAAGCAAACCTTTTTCGCGGTTGCAAGGAGCTTTTACTACTCTGCATGCTCGGATCCTGGAACAATCAATGGCCACCTTACCAAAGTACTGTTCGAGAGAGTATTCTGA